The genomic segment AAGTGGTACCGCGATGTGCTCGGCATACCGTTTAGTTTCGAATTTTCACCTGGAGACAATGAGGCTTGGTTGAACGTAGGCGGAGTAGGTCTCGGGCTCATTCGTTGCCCTGAAGTTCCGCGATTGGACTTTACCGATATGGCAGGACAAGCCCAGCCAATCATCTCCTTGCAGGTAGACCAAATCCATGAGGTTTATGAGGAGCTGAAAAGCAAAGGAATCGAAGTAAGTGAAATGACGTATAAGCGAGGAGGAGGATATAGCTTTAGTTTTCGTGATCCAGACGGGCATTTGAACCACTTATGGGGTGGATGGCCTTCTGCTGAGGAGGAAGAGAGAAACGCATAGAGTTCTTCTAGCGCCAAAGATGCCACCTGTGAGAGTTATGCAGGTGGTTATTTTTTTCAACGGGGCCGCAGTGGAGAAAAGAATATTTCCAGTCTACGCTCCGGGCTACGTCCTGCTAGGAAGTATAGACTGTCCGCTGCGCAGCGATTTGCGGGGAAACGCAAAAGTGGTAGCCGCTTCGTCGCATGGGCACGTTGCGTTTCTTTGGCCCGCAGATCCCTGCGCAGCTGGGCTGGACTTCGAAAGTCGCTAGGGCTGGAAATATTCTTCTCTGGCGTGGCTTGTCGATCATTCTCAATCTTTAAAAGCCACTTGAAACTCCATCCGCTCGCAAGGAAACAGGAGAAATAAGCGAAGATCTTTGGGGCACCAACCGAGGCGCAATGGAAAAAGCGAAACACGCCTTTAAGCGTCCACCTCTGAGAAGCATCCTTGAGCTTCTACTTTGGACGCGGTTTCGCTTTTTCC from the Brevibacillus brevis genome contains:
- a CDS encoding VOC family protein translates to MSIHVRNFAVVQLPVKNLEVSIKWYRDVLGIPFSFEFSPGDNEAWLNVGGVGLGLIRCPEVPRLDFTDMAGQAQPIISLQVDQIHEVYEELKSKGIEVSEMTYKRGGGYSFSFRDPDGHLNHLWGGWPSAEEEERNA